Proteins encoded together in one Candidatus Saccharimonadales bacterium window:
- a CDS encoding alpha/beta fold hydrolase produces MKTFIQNRNNKKLCVVAEESEYPGKLAFIAHGLGGNKDEAHIRSMIEALLESGYAVVSFDAAHTFGESEGEYEDATQTNYYEDLQDVILWASKQDWYVEPFVIGGHSFGGGTSIMYAQDHPEKIKALFPIATVISGELSLKTSLSNPRRLSVFSQWKQDGVLIQRRRNGDEKRLKWACMEDRLKYNLLTGAGKLTMPVLMVVGDMDESTPPQHQKLLFDILPGEKEFHIIQGAIHTFDEPHEREELKQIIKKWMKKI; encoded by the coding sequence ATGAAAACGTTTATTCAAAATCGTAACAATAAAAAACTTTGCGTTGTCGCCGAAGAATCTGAATATCCTGGCAAGCTTGCGTTCATAGCGCATGGACTTGGCGGTAATAAGGACGAAGCACATATTCGATCCATGATTGAAGCCTTGCTTGAATCAGGCTACGCTGTTGTGTCATTCGATGCAGCTCATACCTTTGGGGAGAGCGAAGGTGAATACGAGGATGCTACCCAGACAAATTACTACGAAGACTTACAGGATGTTATTTTATGGGCATCCAAGCAAGATTGGTACGTAGAACCTTTTGTGATCGGTGGTCATAGTTTTGGTGGGGGAACAAGCATTATGTATGCGCAGGATCACCCAGAAAAAATCAAAGCTCTTTTTCCAATTGCAACTGTCATATCCGGGGAACTTAGCCTCAAAACCTCATTATCGAACCCAAGACGACTCAGCGTTTTTAGCCAGTGGAAACAAGATGGTGTTTTGATACAACGTCGCAGGAATGGTGATGAAAAACGTCTTAAATGGGCGTGCATGGAAGATCGACTGAAATATAATCTACTCACGGGAGCTGGTAAATTAACCATGCCCGTTCTTATGGTTGTTGGAGACATGGATGAATCTACTCCACCCCAGCACCAAAAACTATTATTTGATATACTTCCAGGCGAAAAAGAATTTCATATCATTCAGGGGGCAATCCATACGTTCGATGAGCCGCATGAACGTGAGGAACTAAAACAAATCATTAAAAAATGGATGAAAAAGATATGA